Genomic segment of Gilliamella apis:
ATTTTTAAATCAGATACCGCTTTATTCATCTGTCTAATCATATCCTTAGGACTTTGTGCGATATAAACTTTGCCTCGAGTAGCATTAGCTACACAATCTATTTTATGTTCACCCGCTATATCAACGATATTTATCTTGAGTCGAGGTTTTTGAGCTGCAATATAATTAGCTAGAGTACAAATATTACTTCTTGTGCAGTTATCATCGCCATCACTAATTATAAGGATATAATCATCTCGTTTTACACCATCAAGCATTTTACTTGCTTTCTCTAATCCACTATAAAGTGGTGTACCTCCGCCACCAGCTGCACTTGGTGTTAATCGATTAATTTTACTTTTTAAAGCGCCTCTGCCGGAATAATTATAAAATGGTGTTGTATCTGCCGCTGAACAACTATTTAATGCCACTAATGCTATATTAATATTTTGTTGAATTTTATCGATACTAGTCAATGCTACTTTTTTACTGGTTGATAAACGAGTCGGTAGTCGAGACATCCTTTTTTCATACGCAATTCTTTCTGATGCAGGCATATAGCTAGGGTAGCCATGGGTTAAATAATTAAAATATTGCTGAACTTGTGAAGGAGGCTCTGCTAATGTTACCGTCATTGATAAAGAATTATCAAAGATCAACGCCATCTTGGATGGATTAGAGTTTTTTACCAATTCTTCCTTAGTAATACAATTTGGTGGATTTTTTACTTTTGGCGCTGGTTTAGGTTCTGATTTGCTAACCGACTCTGGTGTTGGGTCAGGTACAACTACAGGTTGTGGCTCTGAAACCTGTGGTTCTGGTTTTAATTCAGGTTTAGGTTTAATGACAAGTTCTGGTTGTTTTGCAAATTCAACGGTTAGTTCCGTTTTTTTCGGTTCAATTGGTTGTGTAATCGCTGGTTCGACGATTGGTTCCACCTTGCTAGTCTTTTTGAAAGGATTAAAAAAGAACCATATCAAACCTAAAATTAATAATAAAAGTAAAACTAAAATTAAGGTATACCACCATCGCCAAAAACTTTTTGGTGCGACAATTGGCGGTTCAGGTAATACAATTGGCTCAAAAGTATCAATAATAACTGGTTCATTATTAATTACATAAATTTGATTATTTGGATTTTTAATTCTTGATAACCATGAAGACACTAAAGCTTTTTGTTGATGATCTAAGGGAATTAATTTGACTGTAGTCTCAATATCATTGATTCGAGTATGTAAGGCGTCTTCAATTACTGCTTTTTGCGACGAGTCACTTATATCATTAAGCAATACAGGTTGGCCTTCAAGATCAGTATACCAGGCAATATATTGGTTGTTTTCTATTAATCTTGATGAAGCAAAAATTGAAAATGTTCTTGCGGTCAAATGAGGTTTAAGTATTGAAAGTAAAGAATTATACTGTTCCAGTAACTGCATCTTGTCTATGTTACTATGATCAAAAGCAATACGAGTTATTCTTTGCATCTCTCAACTTATTCCTTGTTACTTAAAAAGTCTTTATAAAAGTCTATTAGTTAGCTAAATATTTAATTTATAAATTGTCAATTAAATCAAAATTATTATATCTTATTTACAAATAGGTTTACTAATATTCATATCTGAAACGGCATTACTCATTTGTTTAATAAGCTCGGTTGGATTTTGAGCTATATAAACGTTACCACCAGTGCTTTTTGCTACACAATCTATTTTATGCTGTCCGGCAATATCAACAATATTAATTTTTAAACGAGGTTGCGCTGTGGCTATTTCATTAGCAAGAGTACATATATTACTTTTAGTACAATTATCCTCACCATCACTAATAATTAATATATAATCATCACGATTAATACCATCAAGCATTTTACTTGCCTGTTTAACACCACTATATAATGGCGTCGCACTATTATATTCTAATGGCTGCAACCGTTTAATTTTACTTTTTAATTTTTCTCTATCTTCATAAGGATAGAATGATGTAGTTTGCGCAGCCGGACAACTTGTTAACGTGACAAGAGAAATATCTATATTTTGCTGTATTTTATCAATACTGGTTAATGCTACTTCTTTACTACTTGATAAACGATTAGGTAATCTGGTCATTTTTCTTTCATAAGCTTCGGCTTCTTTTTCTGTCATCGAATAAAAATTACTTTTTAAATATTTATCGATACTTTCTTGTGATTCCATCAAGGTTAAAGTCATTGAGGCTGAATTATCAAATATCATCACCATTTTAGAAGCCGATATCTTATTAGTAGCTTCTTCTTTAGTTATACAATTCTTAACTTCTGTTACAGTTTCGTTTTTTGGTTCTAAAACATTAGTTTGTTCAACTACTGGGGTTGATTCAACTCTATTTTTCTCTGTATTTTGTGCCATTATTGATGGAGAATCTGATGCTTTTTCTTTGCCATAAGGACAAAAAAAGAACCAAATAAAACCAAGCAATATAATTAAAAACAGTGCGAGTAATAAAAAATACCACCAACGCCAAAATGATTTTGATGTTGGTGGTATTGCTGTAGGTTCAGGTAAAATCGGAGCTTTAAATGAATTAACAATAACAGGTTCATCATTAATTACATAAATGGTATTTCCTGAGTTTTTTATTCTCGGTAACCATGCAGATATTAAAGCTTGTTCCTCTCTTGTCAATGACATTGATTTGATTACGAGTTCAAGGTCATTAATTCGTGTATTCAGCGTTTTTTCTATCTGTTTTTTATGTTCTTCATTTTCAATATCATTGAGTAAAATAGGTTGACCTTCTAAATTACTATACCAACCAATATATTGATTATTATCAATTAACTTTGGCTGACCTAAAATTGAAAATGTTCGCTCAGTTAAATTATTCTTTAGCAATACTAACAAAGAATTATATTCTTTTAACAAAGAAATCTTATCCGATTCACCCTGATCAAATATAACTCTTGTTATACGTTGCATGGCTAAATTATTTACCTAAATTTAAAGCTTTTTGTAGCTGTTGAAGTTTTTTATTTAACTTATCTAATTCAACTTGTTTTTCAAGTTCAGATGAATTGGAATTGTTAACTTTCTTCAACTGTTGCTCAATATCATTAACTTGTGCTTGTAAATCATCACGATTTTTAGCCTTTTGTTTTACTTCATTAGTTAATTGAGTCAATTCTTTTTTTAACTTTTGCAACTGTGCTTGCTTTTGTTTAACACTTGATGAAGTCGAATTTTTTTGTCTTTCAATCGTTGCATAAATTTCTCTGAATTGTGCATTAGCTCGTTTTTCATTCTCTAAAATTTGCTCTTTTTTATCAATACGAGCTTGATAGTTACCTGAATAATTGCAACTAATTTTATCCATAATACCTATGTTAGTATTAGTGGGGTCACATTGTTCTGGCGTTGTCGAACACCCAGTTATAAGTAACAATGGACTAAGTAAAAATAGAACAGATATCTTTTTCATAATTAGCTTACCCTTACAGCTGAACGTTGTTGAGTAACAAGATTAATTTGTTTTTCAAGTACCGCAATTTGTTTATGTAACTGATTAATTTCTTTATCAAGTTTTGACACATTTACACCCGATTGTCGTTCTTGTGATGAAATTGAAACCCAATCATTTTCAACTTTTTTCATGCGAGATAATTTATCTTTCAAATAAGCAATATTGGCGTCTATTTGAGTCAGATCTTTTTGGGCCTGTGTTTTAGTAACGGATTGAGAATTAATTTGTTTATTTAATGATTTTAATGTTGCCAAGTTTTTATCTAAAACAGCTTTTGCACTTTCAGTCACTGCTTGGACTTCATAAGTATTTTGCTGAACATCTTGAATATAAACATCAAGTCGCATTTCAGCATCAGCATATTCAGCTCGTTTATTATCAAGATAATAATTGGCCCCCATCATTACACCACAACCAACCGCCGCTGAAGCAAGACATGTGCCAGTTTTACCGCCCAATAATACACAACCAATACCACCGATACCAGCCCCTATAGCACAAGACTGCCATGCTGATTTACTAAAAAATTTGGCACTATTACTTTTGCTTAAAGCTGGATCAACATCTTTTGAACTTGCACCACCTGATGCTTGGCAACCTGATAGAATCAGTGAGATACACAAGGTCATTGTTACTATTAATTTATTCATTATTACTTTCCTTTTATTTCATTACACGTCTCAAGCCAATTTGCTCGATTGATCTTCCCGGATTCAATATATTTATTAATATGTTTGAAATAGAGTTTTAAGTAATCGCTCATGTTGGCTTTACCACTATTTTCAAGTATAAATTGCGTAGGCTTAGATTGATTGTTAATGGTATCCTTCTCATAATTTGTTGCAGTATTTACAATAGTATCTGAATAATATTTTAATATAAAATCACGGGAATTTTTAGATTCATTTAGGACATTTTTTAAATCATTTAGCTTCACTTTGGAACACATATTATCTTCATTCAATGTTTCTATTTCATTTGGATCACATACCTCATTAGTCATTATTTCATATAAATTATTGTTATATTCAAATTTAGCATTTAAATCGGAAACATTAGCACATAAAAAAGCACCTAATTGTAAAGCTGATTGAATAGAGCGATCTCTCTGTTCATCACGAGCTTGATTAGCGCTACGTAAAAGAGAATTAAGTTGATTTAATTCTTTTTTAGTTTTTTCATCATCGACTTGCTTGGTAATTTTTTCCAGCTCGCTAACCACATTATCATCTTTTGAAAGACCCGCTTGGTTACCCAGTTCATTCCATTCTTTGTCCAGTTCTTTTACTAGATCATTCGACTGCATAACTTCAGTTGTATAAACTAACCGAAATCCAACATCTTTGCTTCTATAAGCACTTTGAAGATCATAGTAAGGTTTTTCTATTTTGAATGCAGTAGTTATCGATGCTTCTGGCGTTAAATAACTTCCACCGCGAACAGTCATACCTCCTTGCTGACCATGATAACGATCTAGTTTATTCATGCGAAATGAATCGAACATCATTTCATTCGCATTACCCAAAATGTCGTAAAGACCAAGCGGATTAGCATCTAACCGACCAATAAGTTGCAGTTTACCATTGGCTGATTTTGCACCAGAAAACCAAGCATAATTTTCTAAACTATTCACCATAGGAAATTTTGATTCACGGAATTCTGATTCGCTAACTTTAGAACCACCTCTTGCCGCATATTCCCATTCAGTATTAGTTGGTAGACGAACATACCCTTTGGGTAAGTCTTTTGATCTATTTTTTGCTTGTTCAATTAGCCAACGATTATATTTATCAGTAAAAGCTACAGCATCAAACCAACTGATATCAGTAATAGGAAAAGCAAGATTAGTTTTGGCTGTTGGGCAATTATCATTCATAACTGATTGATACTGAAGAGCGGTAATTTCATATTTACCAATAAGATAATATCTTTCTGCACCATCATCAGAAAAACTACCTGAGATATAATTAGGTGTTGCATACTCAGCGAAACCAAGTTCTTTTTGGTTATTACCTAAAACAATTTTAACATCATCCAATGGTTTACGTGTTGGTGTAAAAACTTTTCTCATCACCAAACTACCTTCACACGGCATAGGCAGAATAACATCATCATTGGCCGGTTTAGGATTATAAAATTTACTATCCCATGACTGAGCATATCCCATACTAGGAATAAAACCGAAAATAATCCCCAAAAAAATAGGCTTAAACTTACGCTTCACGTAGGCTTTCGGCTGGTTGAATACTGATAGCACCTCGTCCTCCTATCGCAACAACAACAAATGATATTAATAGTGTTAATATAAATGCGATAATGAAATGATAAAATTGTAATTGACTAACGATTGGTTGTGAAACTAAATTTTTACCTAAAACCAGATTAAATGCACAATTTCCTAATAAAAATAGCAAACATGATACGATAAAAGCTAAAAAGCTTAACGTCATTGCTTGTATCAGTAAATAGAACATAACTTGCTTAGACTTAAATCCTATAAGCCTCATAAAAGCAATATCTTTACGTTTTCGCTCGATATTAGATAAAAATGAGCCACTGAAAGATAATATACATCCAAAAATTGCGGTAATAGCAATCACACTAAAAATAAAACCTAAGACTCGATCAATAGCTTGCATATTTTCAATCGCATTAGCCTGAGTTCGCGTTTCTATATTTTTTTCACGCAATTTAAATGCTAAAGGAGCAACATTATCAAGCGAATTAGCATAAATTCGCGCTCTTGCAAATGAGTTAGGGTAGGAAGAATCAGTTAAACCTGTTCCGGTTAGAAAAATTTCACTTTGATAACCATCATAAAAATGTTCCATTTCAATTAAAAGATCTAAGCTTATAAAACCTGCTGCACGACTATAATATACTTCAGGAATGATACCTATAACCTCTAATTCAGTTCTTCCTTTTTCCAATTTACCATCTAGTTGTCTAGTAATAACCATTTTTATTCGGCTACCAATTGCTGCTTGCATTTTCTCGGCCGCCAAAGAACTCAATAGAATTTGATTTTTATGAGGAAGATAAGGCATATCTTGAGTTATTGGATCACCTTTAGCGGTCGGAATAACTTCAGCATTATTAACAAAATGACTTGAATCATTAAGCAAATCAGCTTGTGTATTCAAAGAACGAGTAAGAGGAATAACAAATGCCGTCTCAGGTTGCTTTGCAATCCAATCGAACATCTGTTGATCAAGTTGTAGATTACCAACAATTTTTATCTCTAAATTTTGTGGATCATTAAGTAATTGATGGCGTAGCTGAGCGACAACACCATACTTCAAACTAAATAATAGCAACAATGGTGTAATGACTGATATTATAGATGCGATAATACAAAATGATACTTTCTTATCATAACATAAATCGGCTAATGATAACCGAATAATAAATCGCCATTTTGAGGTTACATTATCCATCTTCTATACCTTACTTGATAACGGTAAAAATTCTGATGATTGTGTAGAAGTTAATTTTGCCGATAAAGTAAACAATCCTTTATTTTCAATTTTCTGCCAATCATGAGTGACAATCATAGCCGCAATATTATCTTGCTGGGCTTGCTCTATAATTAGATCAAATAATAAATTAGCATTATAAGGATCAAGTGCGGAAGTTGGTTCATCAGCTAACAGTAACGCAGGTCTATGAATAATCGAACGAATGAAAGATGCTCGTTGTCTTTCACCTATTGATAACTGTTTAGGATATTTATTCAACAAATGACCTATATTCAATTTATCAATTAAGTAATCAAATCTGGTTGGTTCAATATTTTTTTGTAATAACTTCGCTGATAATAAAATATTATCTTTAATATTTAAAAAAGGTAATAATCCACC
This window contains:
- a CDS encoding VWA domain-containing protein, which produces MQRITRIAFDHSNIDKMQLLEQYNSLLSILKPHLTARTFSIFASSRLIENNQYIAWYTDLEGQPVLLNDISDSSQKAVIEDALHTRINDIETTVKLIPLDHQQKALVSSWLSRIKNPNNQIYVINNEPVIIDTFEPIVLPEPPIVAPKSFWRWWYTLILVLLLLLILGLIWFFFNPFKKTSKVEPIVEPAITQPIEPKKTELTVEFAKQPELVIKPKPELKPEPQVSEPQPVVVPDPTPESVSKSEPKPAPKVKNPPNCITKEELVKNSNPSKMALIFDNSLSMTVTLAEPPSQVQQYFNYLTHGYPSYMPASERIAYEKRMSRLPTRLSTSKKVALTSIDKIQQNINIALVALNSCSAADTTPFYNYSGRGALKSKINRLTPSAAGGGGTPLYSGLEKASKMLDGVKRDDYILIISDGDDNCTRSNICTLANYIAAQKPRLKINIVDIAGEHKIDCVANATRGKVYIAQSPKDMIRQMNKAVSDLKINRPVCQ
- a CDS encoding SUMF1/EgtB/PvdO family nonheme iron enzyme, which translates into the protein MLSVFNQPKAYVKRKFKPIFLGIIFGFIPSMGYAQSWDSKFYNPKPANDDVILPMPCEGSLVMRKVFTPTRKPLDDVKIVLGNNQKELGFAEYATPNYISGSFSDDGAERYYLIGKYEITALQYQSVMNDNCPTAKTNLAFPITDISWFDAVAFTDKYNRWLIEQAKNRSKDLPKGYVRLPTNTEWEYAARGGSKVSESEFRESKFPMVNSLENYAWFSGAKSANGKLQLIGRLDANPLGLYDILGNANEMMFDSFRMNKLDRYHGQQGGMTVRGGSYLTPEASITTAFKIEKPYYDLQSAYRSKDVGFRLVYTTEVMQSNDLVKELDKEWNELGNQAGLSKDDNVVSELEKITKQVDDEKTKKELNQLNSLLRSANQARDEQRDRSIQSALQLGAFLCANVSDLNAKFEYNNNLYEIMTNEVCDPNEIETLNEDNMCSKVKLNDLKNVLNESKNSRDFILKYYSDTIVNTATNYEKDTINNQSKPTQFILENSGKANMSDYLKLYFKHINKYIESGKINRANWLETCNEIKGK
- a CDS encoding ABC transporter ATP-binding protein, with product MLTINNLVISRPIGKSFFKVCLPELSVKAGQVVVIKGDSGCGKSTLLEMIGMILQPDEISHYHLIVDNQNYDIADVIQRNDVNELATIRAKYLGFMLQTGGLLPFLNIKDNILLSAKLLQKNIEPTRFDYLIDKLNIGHLLNKYPKQLSIGERQRASFIRSIIHRPALLLADEPTSALDPYNANLLFDLIIEQAQQDNIAAMIVTHDWQKIENKGLFTLSAKLTSTQSSEFLPLSSKV
- a CDS encoding VWA domain-containing protein, with amino-acid sequence MQRITRVIFDQGESDKISLLKEYNSLLVLLKNNLTERTFSILGQPKLIDNNQYIGWYSNLEGQPILLNDIENEEHKKQIEKTLNTRINDLELVIKSMSLTREEQALISAWLPRIKNSGNTIYVINDEPVIVNSFKAPILPEPTAIPPTSKSFWRWWYFLLLALFLIILLGFIWFFFCPYGKEKASDSPSIMAQNTEKNRVESTPVVEQTNVLEPKNETVTEVKNCITKEEATNKISASKMVMIFDNSASMTLTLMESQESIDKYLKSNFYSMTEKEAEAYERKMTRLPNRLSSSKEVALTSIDKIQQNIDISLVTLTSCPAAQTTSFYPYEDREKLKSKIKRLQPLEYNSATPLYSGVKQASKMLDGINRDDYILIISDGEDNCTKSNICTLANEIATAQPRLKINIVDIAGQHKIDCVAKSTGGNVYIAQNPTELIKQMSNAVSDMNISKPICK
- a CDS encoding ABC transporter permease, translated to MDNVTSKWRFIIRLSLADLCYDKKVSFCIIASIISVITPLLLLFSLKYGVVAQLRHQLLNDPQNLEIKIVGNLQLDQQMFDWIAKQPETAFVIPLTRSLNTQADLLNDSSHFVNNAEVIPTAKGDPITQDMPYLPHKNQILLSSLAAEKMQAAIGSRIKMVITRQLDGKLEKGRTELEVIGIIPEVYYSRAAGFISLDLLIEMEHFYDGYQSEIFLTGTGLTDSSYPNSFARARIYANSLDNVAPLAFKLREKNIETRTQANAIENMQAIDRVLGFIFSVIAITAIFGCILSFSGSFLSNIERKRKDIAFMRLIGFKSKQVMFYLLIQAMTLSFLAFIVSCLLFLLGNCAFNLVLGKNLVSQPIVSQLQFYHFIIAFILTLLISFVVVAIGGRGAISIQPAESLREA